The sequence AGCCCTCCGGCATCGCCTCGATGAACTCGGTGCAGCGCGCCTCGCGCGCGGCGGCGAGCACTTCCTCGTGCGTCGCCTCGGGGCGGCCGTACGCGATGTTCTCGTAGATCGAACGGTGAAAGAGCGAGATGTCCTGCGGCACGAGCGCGATCGACTGGCGCAGGCTTTCCTGCGTGATCGAGCCGAGGTCCTGGCCGTCGATCCGGATCGAGCCTTGCTGAATGTCGTAGAAGCGCTGCAGCAGCGCGAGCACGGTCGATTTGCCCGCGCCCGACTTGCCGATCAGCCCGACGCGCTGGCCGGGCTCGATGTGCAGGTCGAAGTGGTCGAGGATCGGCCGGCGGTGCGGATACGCGAACGTCACGCGCTCGAAGTCGACGCGGCCGCCGCGCGGCGCGAGCGCAATCGCGTCCGAGCGGTCGGGCATGCCGTGCGGCTCGAGAAGCGTCTTCACCGCTTCGGCGAGGCGCGCGACGTGCTGCGTGACGTCGACGAGCGCGACGGCGAGGTCGCGCGTGCCGTGCAGGATCGTGAAGCCGAGCGAGCTGACGAGCACGATGTCGCCCGATGTCGCGCGGCCCTGGTCCCACAGCCACAGCGCCCAGCCGAGGAGGCCCGCGGACAGCATCGCGGTGATCACCGCGTGCAGCAGGCGCAGCTTCTCCAGATAGAGCAGGCTCTGCTGCCGCGCGTCCATTTCGGCCTTGACGGTCGCGCCGAAGCGCTTCTGCTCGCGCAGCGTCATCCCGAATGCGCGCACGAGCCCCATGTTGCCGATCACGTCGACGAGCTCGCCGTCGACGGCCGCCGCCCTCGCGGCGAAGCGGTGATGGCGTACCGAGCCGCGCTTGGCGAGCTTGAACAGCACGATCGCGAGCACGCCCGAGCACGACAGCAGGCCGAGCGCCATCAGCGGATTGACGACGATGATCATCAGGATCGCGCCCATCACCGCGATGCACGGCGGCAGCACGTTCCACGCCATCGTGTTCTCGGCCGTGTAGATCGCGTTCGACGTCGCGGTGATCCGGCTCGCGAGCGTGCCGGGCTGCTTCTCCGCGTAGTAGGTCTGCGAATGGCCGCTCAGATATTGAAACAGGTCGCGGCGCAGGTCGCCCGTCACCGCGACGAACGTGTGCGCGGCGACCCAGCCGCCGACGCGCCATAGCAGGTTGTCCGCGGCGATGAGGCCGACGAGGAGCGCGAACGCGCCCCAGAGCGGGCCCGGATGATGGCGGCCGGCCGCGAGCACGTCGATCAGGTGCTTGATCGCGTATTGCGAGCCGAGCGCGCAGCCGACCGCCGCGAGCACGCTGGCGAGCACGATGACGTGCGCGACAGGGTGCATCCGGATGTAGCGGAACAGGAACGCGAGCGGCCGGTCGGCGTAGCTCGCGAGCTTCGCGTTGTAGACGTTGCGCTGGGCAGGGGTGAGAGCTTCCAAAATCAGTGCGTGTGGGTGAAACGAGGGTTGAACGCCGCGTCCGAACGTCGCGCCGAGAAGCAGGCGAAAGCCGGCATTGTAATCAAGCCGGTGTGTCGCGCTGCCGCCGAGTTGCGTAACGCCGGGGTATGCGACTCATTTTGGGATAAAATTTTGCGCTTCGTGGCGTGTTCCGCTCGCCGATCGACGAAAAACCGTCGCGCGCACGGCCTGTCGCCGCAGGGAGCGGGGCAGACGCGACTACTCTAAAACGGTCTTCCTGTCAGAAGATTGGCAAAGTGTTGCGTCTTTGTAACAACGTAAAGACTTTGAAATGTTGTGCGCCGCACTGATCGCGACCCCCGATAATCGACTTCGGGTTTGTCCTTAGGTGTTTTACTGGAACCTGTCAACGGATTTCCCGCTGAAACGTTAACTGCCCGTGCGGTGCGGCCTGCGAGGCGACGCAGCCTCAGTGTCGCGAGCCGGCTCGCCTAGCGTCCAACCGACGTCGCGGCGGCGTTCGGCAGGCGGGCGATCGTCCCGCTGTCTTATTGTTTGCCGATTTTTTAGGAGTTACGCATGCGAATCGCTCAAATCGCTCCGTTGCACGAAGCGGTTCCCCCGAAACTGTACGGCGGTACCGAACGGGTGGTGTCCTATCTGACCGAGGCGCTCGTCGAGATGGGGCATGACGTCACGCTCTTCGCGAGCGGCGATTCGCAGACCTCCGCGAAGCTCGAGGCCGTGTGGCCGCAGGCGCTGCGCCTCGATCCGACGATTCGCGACGTGATGGCGCCGCACATGCTGCTGCTCGAGGAAGTGCGCCGCCGCGCGGACGAGTTCGACGTGCTGCACTTCCACATCGACTACTACCCGTTCCC comes from Burkholderia savannae and encodes:
- a CDS encoding ABC transporter ATP-binding protein; translated protein: MEALTPAQRNVYNAKLASYADRPLAFLFRYIRMHPVAHVIVLASVLAAVGCALGSQYAIKHLIDVLAAGRHHPGPLWGAFALLVGLIAADNLLWRVGGWVAAHTFVAVTGDLRRDLFQYLSGHSQTYYAEKQPGTLASRITATSNAIYTAENTMAWNVLPPCIAVMGAILMIIVVNPLMALGLLSCSGVLAIVLFKLAKRGSVRHHRFAARAAAVDGELVDVIGNMGLVRAFGMTLREQKRFGATVKAEMDARQQSLLYLEKLRLLHAVITAMLSAGLLGWALWLWDQGRATSGDIVLVSSLGFTILHGTRDLAVALVDVTQHVARLAEAVKTLLEPHGMPDRSDAIALAPRGGRVDFERVTFAYPHRRPILDHFDLHIEPGQRVGLIGKSGAGKSTVLALLQRFYDIQQGSIRIDGQDLGSITQESLRQSIALVPQDISLFHRSIYENIAYGRPEATHEEVLAAAREARCTEFIEAMPEGFETIVGDRGVKLSGGQRQRIAIARAILKDAPILLLDEATSALDSASEEAIQAALDRLMTGRTVIAIAHRLSTLRNFDRIIVMSAGKVIDDGSPDALRERPGLYRDLLAKQHGRHLPAPAPAPADGNGDDDSSASDDDERVA